One genomic window of Halovivax cerinus includes the following:
- a CDS encoding DUF7342 family protein, whose amino-acid sequence MDDWTDSMTARDRIDSIALTISQPRSVNWIKEQAEAGSWETTKSELDRLVESGQLTTVTVDGETRYAVDGMRAYLDHVQALVVEHSKAELRDELEAIAEEIAAWKETYDVDSRDELEATIASALPPEEVRERRQVVRDWEENDGYRERIQHALRLYDDLSTQAAATVGDAHGHAD is encoded by the coding sequence ATGGACGACTGGACCGACTCGATGACCGCCCGCGATCGGATCGACAGTATCGCACTGACGATCTCCCAACCACGCTCGGTGAACTGGATAAAGGAGCAAGCCGAGGCCGGATCGTGGGAGACGACGAAATCCGAACTCGACCGACTGGTCGAGTCGGGCCAGCTCACGACCGTCACGGTCGACGGCGAGACGCGCTACGCCGTCGACGGTATGCGCGCGTACCTCGATCACGTTCAGGCGCTCGTCGTCGAGCACTCGAAAGCCGAACTCCGCGACGAACTGGAAGCCATCGCCGAGGAGATCGCAGCGTGGAAAGAGACGTACGACGTCGACTCACGCGACGAGCTGGAGGCAACGATCGCGTCGGCTCTCCCTCCCGAGGAGGTGCGTGAGCGACGCCAGGTCGTCCGCGACTGGGAGGAGAACGACGGGTACCGCGAGCGGATCCAACACGCACTCCGCCTGTACGACGACCTCTCTACGCAGGCCGCCGCGACAGTCGGCGACGCCCACGGACACGCCGACTGA
- a CDS encoding O-methyltransferase produces the protein MPSYIDETAERYVRAVGPEHDDLHAEMAAFADEHDFPIIGPDAGALLRSYAAATQAEQVFEFGSGFGYSAYWFLQGMADDGRIVLTEIDEAELAKGEEFLSHAGLADRATFEHGDAMAIAHDYAGPFDVVLIDHQKSRYADAFDLIRDDIAPGGVVIADNVLYGGHDYHDSLDYVEGTGDLPDDENVRGIVSYLETVREADGFHTAIVPVGSGLAVTVRDGA, from the coding sequence ATGCCCAGCTACATCGACGAGACGGCCGAGCGATACGTCCGCGCGGTCGGTCCCGAACACGACGACCTCCACGCGGAGATGGCCGCCTTCGCCGACGAGCACGACTTTCCGATCATCGGTCCGGACGCTGGCGCCCTGCTTCGGTCCTACGCCGCTGCCACGCAGGCCGAGCAGGTCTTCGAGTTCGGGTCGGGCTTTGGCTACTCGGCGTACTGGTTCCTCCAGGGGATGGCCGACGACGGCCGGATCGTCCTCACGGAGATCGACGAAGCCGAACTCGCGAAGGGTGAGGAGTTCCTCTCCCACGCCGGACTCGCCGATCGGGCGACGTTCGAACACGGCGACGCGATGGCGATCGCCCACGATTACGCGGGGCCGTTCGACGTCGTCCTGATCGATCACCAGAAGTCGCGCTACGCCGACGCGTTCGACCTGATCCGCGACGACATCGCGCCCGGCGGGGTCGTCATCGCGGACAACGTACTCTACGGGGGCCACGACTACCACGACAGTCTGGACTACGTCGAGGGGACGGGTGACCTGCCGGACGACGAGAACGTCAGGGGGATCGTCTCCTACCTGGAAACGGTTCGCGAGGCCGACGGCTTTCACACCGCCATCGTTCCGGTGGGGAGCGGTCTCGCCGTGACGGTCAGAGACGGGGCCTGA
- a CDS encoding helix-turn-helix domain-containing protein — MKRVRLTVHPGDLDLPAAFEDVTGDREPFVDVEVVNWNVGPPDAAFLLRVRGDLDRLADALEADAAVADCTFVPIGDAEAYCFVAGVGTADARALWEPFARGSVMTIPPAEWNADGSYTFTAVGRDADIQAAVEAVPAGARVEIEAVGGDRYAAGDVVRRLTDRQREAVQRAIEVGYYDSPREATCADVADALGCATSTASAHLRKAESRLVHGLFGE; from the coding sequence ATGAAACGCGTCCGCCTCACCGTGCACCCGGGTGACCTCGACCTGCCCGCCGCGTTCGAGGACGTCACCGGCGACCGGGAGCCGTTCGTCGACGTCGAGGTCGTCAACTGGAACGTCGGGCCGCCCGACGCTGCCTTCCTCCTGCGCGTTCGCGGGGACCTCGATCGACTGGCGGACGCCCTCGAAGCCGACGCCGCGGTCGCGGACTGCACGTTCGTCCCGATCGGCGATGCCGAAGCGTACTGCTTCGTCGCCGGCGTCGGGACGGCCGACGCGCGAGCGCTGTGGGAACCGTTCGCCCGGGGCAGCGTGATGACCATTCCACCGGCCGAGTGGAACGCCGACGGCAGCTACACGTTCACGGCCGTGGGCCGGGACGCCGACATCCAGGCAGCCGTCGAGGCGGTGCCGGCCGGCGCTCGCGTCGAAATCGAGGCGGTCGGCGGCGATCGGTACGCGGCGGGGGACGTCGTCCGGCGACTCACCGACCGCCAACGCGAGGCCGTCCAGCGTGCGATCGAAGTCGGGTACTACGACAGCCCTCGTGAGGCGACCTGCGCCGACGTCGCGGACGCGCTCGGCTGTGCGACCTCGACCGCGTCCGCGCACCTCCGGAAGGCGGAATCGAGACTCGTACACGGCCTGTTCGGCGAGTGA
- a CDS encoding amphi-Trp domain-containing protein, with protein sequence MPEEVLFESEAGRSREDVAATLRSVADKLDAGEAITLTAGSESVTMDPPAQPTFEVKAEREGPADGPGELSVEFELEWPEDADGDGGTGDGDLQIE encoded by the coding sequence ATGCCCGAAGAAGTGCTCTTCGAATCCGAGGCCGGCCGGTCCCGGGAAGATGTCGCGGCGACCCTCCGATCCGTCGCCGACAAACTGGACGCCGGCGAGGCGATCACGCTGACAGCGGGAAGCGAGTCCGTCACCATGGACCCGCCCGCACAGCCCACGTTCGAGGTGAAAGCCGAACGCGAGGGGCCAGCAGACGGCCCTGGCGAACTCAGCGTCGAGTTCGAACTCGAGTGGCCCGAAGACGCAGACGGTGACGGCGGTACCGGCGACGGCGACCTGCAAATCGAGTGA
- a CDS encoding PQQ-binding-like beta-propeller repeat protein, translated as MGRRATRRHVLLAGASAGLSGIVAGCLSETDRFDERERIDDRSYQTRPDGVAQFRRSLENWGYEPNETVPDSVEQEWRLPEHNTHTHNAAKASAVPLGEDGVAFPGDTGDVSAISSDGEILWRGETGAGGPGIHGTPVVADGRVYIGAYDGVCYAFDAETGEERWSTDLGDAIGSSPKYDGDRLFVAVEYDDPEGNLFALDPETGDVVWEEPAHRPTGHPHCTPAIDPDAGRLVLGSNDGTLYGWEYPSLEFAWSFDTNPENDSNGEIKGPIAAYDGGAFFGSWDDHIYRVDLEDGTLDWAFRTGRYAMAGPGIDPVRHAVFVGCHDGRMYALDPDTGDPFWRFSTDAPLTGSVAVCADRIVFGSKDRTLYALDSWTGDEVWHVDHDGFVTSAPLVHNGAIYYAERAPDPENGDADGGAYKLVSA; from the coding sequence ATGGGACGGAGGGCAACCCGGAGACACGTGCTTCTGGCCGGCGCCAGCGCCGGTCTCTCGGGGATCGTGGCCGGCTGTCTATCGGAGACGGACCGGTTCGACGAACGGGAACGTATCGACGATCGGTCATACCAGACGCGACCCGACGGGGTCGCCCAGTTTCGACGCTCGCTCGAGAACTGGGGGTACGAACCGAACGAGACGGTGCCGGACAGCGTCGAGCAGGAGTGGCGCCTGCCCGAGCACAACACGCACACGCACAACGCGGCGAAGGCGAGCGCGGTCCCGCTCGGCGAGGACGGAGTGGCGTTCCCCGGCGACACGGGGGACGTCTCCGCGATCTCGTCGGACGGCGAGATTCTGTGGCGAGGTGAGACCGGAGCGGGTGGGCCCGGGATCCACGGGACGCCGGTCGTGGCCGACGGTCGGGTGTACATCGGCGCGTACGACGGCGTCTGCTACGCGTTCGACGCGGAGACCGGCGAGGAACGGTGGTCGACGGACCTCGGCGACGCGATCGGGTCGAGTCCGAAGTACGACGGCGACCGCCTCTTCGTCGCCGTCGAGTACGACGATCCCGAGGGCAACCTGTTCGCGCTCGACCCCGAGACGGGCGACGTGGTGTGGGAGGAACCGGCCCACCGGCCGACGGGGCACCCACATTGCACGCCGGCCATCGACCCCGACGCCGGGCGGCTCGTGCTCGGCTCGAACGACGGGACGCTCTACGGCTGGGAGTATCCCTCGCTCGAGTTCGCGTGGTCGTTCGACACCAACCCGGAGAACGACTCGAACGGCGAGATCAAGGGCCCGATCGCGGCCTACGATGGGGGCGCGTTCTTCGGCTCCTGGGACGACCACATCTACCGCGTCGACCTCGAGGACGGGACCCTCGACTGGGCGTTCAGGACCGGCCGGTACGCCATGGCGGGACCCGGGATCGATCCGGTCCGTCACGCCGTGTTCGTCGGGTGCCACGACGGCCGGATGTACGCCCTCGACCCCGATACCGGCGACCCGTTCTGGCGGTTCAGCACGGACGCTCCGCTGACCGGATCCGTCGCCGTCTGCGCCGACCGCATCGTCTTCGGGTCGAAAGATCGGACCCTCTACGCCCTCGACTCCTGGACCGGGGACGAGGTCTGGCACGTCGACCACGACGGTTTCGTGACGAGCGCGCCGCTCGTCCACAACGGCGCGATCTACTACGCCGAACGAGCACCGGATCCCGAAAACGGCGACGCAGACGGCGGCGCGTACAAACTCGTGTCGGCGTGA